The Anguilla anguilla isolate fAngAng1 chromosome 4, fAngAng1.pri, whole genome shotgun sequence genome has a window encoding:
- the LOC118225499 gene encoding E3 ubiquitin-protein ligase DTX3L-like — MGTIHHKEKWECNQYLNGAGPPANQERPNGGRAGVALKNEQSIVGDQPDGDMKWISLPRSLPCYPHCGTIEIEYNFNDGIQTEKHPRPGKPFAGFRTVAYLPDDREGNELLRLLKQAFDQGLTFTVASGSNGSEAVTWSDIPHCTGFTNPEPYFLMTVKQVLKSKGIE, encoded by the exons ATGGGGACCATTCACCACAAAGAGAAGTGGGAGTGCAATCAGTACCTGAACGGGGCGGGTCCACCTGCTAACCAGG AGAGGCCCAATGGAGGTAGAGCGGGAGTGGCCCTTAAAAACGAGCAGAGCATTGTGGGAGACCAGCCGGACGGAGATATGAAGTGGATCTCCCTTCCCAGGAGCCTTCCCTGTTATCCTCACTGTGGGACCATCGAGATTGAATACAACTTTAATGATGGGATACAGACG GAGAAGCACCCGAGGCCGGGGAAGCCGTTCGCGGGATTCCGCACGGTCGCCTACCTGCCCGACGACCGGGAGGGCAACGAGCTGCTGAGGCTGCTGAAGCAGGCCTTCGACCAGGGGCTGACGTTCACGGTGGCCAGCGGCAGCAACGGCTCGGAGGCGGTCACGTGGAGCGACATTCCGCACTGCACCGG TTTTACTAACCCGGAACCGTACTTCCTGATGACGGTGAAGCAGGTCCTGAAATCCAAAGGCATTGAGTGA